In Xanthomonas fragariae, the genomic window CCAGGCGCTGCGCAATCACCAAAGTCACCGATGAGGTGATGTTGTAGGGCGCAATGCCCATGTTCATCAAACGCGCGATGGTCTGCGGCGCATCATTGGTGTGCAGCGTCGACAACACCATGTGACCGGTCTGCGCCGCCTTGATCGCAATCTCGGCCGTCTCCAGGTCGCGGATTTCGCCGACCATGATGATGTCCGGATCCTGGCGCAGGAACGAGCGTAGCGCAGCGGCGAAGGTCATGCCGCGCTTGTTGTTCTGCTGCACCTGGTTGACGCCAGGCAGACGGATCTCCACCGGATCCTCGGCCGTGGAGATATTGCGCGTCTCGTCGTTGAGGATGCCCAGCGCCGTATACAACGACACCGTCTTGCCCGAACCGGTCGGCCCGGTCACCAGCACCATCCCGTACGGTTTGTGGATCGCCTCCAGGAACAGCTTCTGCTGGTCCGCCTCATAGCCCAGCTTCTCGATGCCCAGCTTGGCCGCGCTGCCGTCAAGGATACGCAGCACCACCTTCTCGCCGAACAACGTCGGCAAGGTGCTCACACGGAAGTCGATCTGCTTGGTCTTGGACAGGTTGAGCTTGATACGCCCGTCCTGCGGCACCCGCTTCTCGGCGATATCCAGCTGCGACATCACCTTCAGGCGTGCCGCGATGCGCTGGCTCAGTTTCACCGGCGCCTTGGCCACGTTCTTCAGCAGCCCATCGATGCGCAAGCGCACCCGATAGTCGTCCTCATAGGGCTCGAAATGGATGTCGGAGGCTCCCCGCCGGATCGCATCCACCAGCACCTTGTTGACGAACTTCACCACCGGCGTGTCGTCGCCCTTGGCATCGACCCCGGCATCCCCGCCGGCGCCCATGTCCTCGTCACCGGCCGACACGTCCAGGTCGCCCATCCCCTCATCGTCGTCACCGAGCGACGAGCCAAGCGCCGCATTGCTGGCTTGCCACTGCTCCAGGGTGCGACGGATCTGGTCCTCGTCGACCAGGATCGGCTCGACCACCAGGTTGGTATGGAACTTGATGTCGTCCAGCGCCCGGGTCTGGGTCGGGTTGCTCACCCCCACAAACAATCGGTTGCCGCGCTTGAACAGAGGCAGCACCTGGTACTTCTGGAGCAACTCCTCGCTGACCAGCTTGATGGCGTTCTGGCTGGCGTCGAACACCGACACATCCATCAACGGCATACCGAACTCGACTGCGTTGGCGGCAGCGAGCTGGGATGCGGAGACTAATTTTTTCTCGGAGAACCATTGCGGCAGGGGAATCTTGGCTGCCGCAGCCTGGTCCATCGCCGCACGCGCAACAGCTTCCTCAAGTGCGCCATCCTGCACCAAGCGACGCGCGATGCCGGTGATTCCAACCAGATTTGCAGTCGCAATCGCGTTCATCATCCAATTCCGGATATGGCTTGTAGCCTACATTACAACTTACAGATGCGCTTTGAGCTATGCGGACACTTAGCGGCAAGTCGCTGACGAAAAGCGTTCTTTGTCCAGCGCGGGTAAATCGGTACTGCAAGACCAAATGCCATCCGTACTTCTAGCCCATGTGATTTTGAAGCCGTTAATACGGGGGTTCCCGCGTATAGTGCAGTCGATAGCGTGAGCCTGGGAGCCGTCGGAGCCCGGCGCAAGCACACTGATAGCGCTGCAACGACTTGTCGACGTCACTGTTAATCCAATGATCGAGGCAGATGTTAGTGAGCCTCCCTCACCATCATTGATAAGAATTTCGTAACGCGTCTTACCCGGATTAACTTCCGCAAGCCCTGCAGCCAGCTGAGATCGCGCGACATAGATTTGATATCGCGGAGTTGCAATTGCAGCAAGTACTGCAATGATAGCTACTGAAACCATCAACTCCACCAATGTAAAACCTTGCGCACGCATCTCATTCCCCAGCAAACGGTCCTGAGCAAATAAACTCCTAACAACAAAGCCCCGCAATGCGGGGCTTTGTTGAAAACAAAATTAACCCTGGCAGGTTGCCGGTGCATACTTGGGCTTGTCAGTGGCGCTCAAAGTGGTCGAGCAAGTCCACGTACCATCTGCAGCACGCGTCCAAGAGATGCTCTGACCAGCAACCTTAGGACTTGTGTTCAGCAGAGCGCAGGTGATTGCACCAGTCTCGCTCGGGCTCGGAGTGCTAATCGTGCAGCGGGTGGACGTCTTCAGACCGATAAGATCAGGAGTAATCGTGGAAGCCTTACCTTCGTTGACCATGACTTCATACTGAGTTTTACCAGGAGTGATTTCCGCCAGACCTGCAGCGACCTGCGACTTGGCAACATAATTCTGATAAGCAGGGAGAGCAATTGCTGCCAGGATGGCAATGATGGCAACCACGATCATCAGTTCAATCAACGTAAAGCCTTGTTGCTTCTTCATAGGTGTCCCCTAAAATTGTTGAGTTTCGCTCACAAGACCAGCCCCTGTGAGCGCCGCGTAGCGTTTGCCACGTGCAAGGTGCTTAGTAGCAGAATGCGTGCCAAACCTTCAATCCACTACCAAAAGTCCCTCTACCTATGATGCCGGATGTTGGGTTTAAGCAGGAGAAGATATGCACAGAATTGGGACCCGCTCCCAAACGAACCTCCGAAGGTCACTACGTGACGCAATACGTCACCTACTAACAACGCCACTATAGTCATTGGGCTGAAGAGACGGATGCCAGGTATCGCAGAACGGGGTACCATCGCCTTAAGTATCCGCCTGGGGATGGTGGACGGGGATCTCACATGTCAGCAGTGCGTAGTGCAGTCAAGACTAAACCCTCTGTTAAGGCAGAGCAAATGAGCCCGTTTGTATGGGAGGGGACAGACAAACGTGGTGTGAAGATGAAAGGAGAGCAGACTGCCCGAAATGCAAATTTGCTTAAGGCAGAGCTGCGCCGCCAAGGCATCACCCCGCTCGTGGTCAAACCCCGACCCAAGCCTCTGTTCGGCGCGGCGGGCAAGAAGGTCACTCCCAAGGATATTGCCTTTTTCAGTAGACAAATGGCGACGATGATGAAGTCTGGCGTGCCCATTGTTGGTGCGCTGGAGATCATTGGCAGCGGCCAGAAAAATCCACGCATGCGGAATATGGTCGGTCAAGTCCGCACCGACATTGAGGGCGGCTCTTCACTGCATGAAGCCATCAGCAGGCACCCCGTCCAATTCGATGAGCTATATCGAAACCTTGTCAAGGCTGGTGAAGGTGCTGGCGTCTTGGAAACGGTGCTCGATACCATCGCCTCTTACAAAGAGAACATCGAAGCACTGAAAGGTAAGATCAAAAAGGCATTGTTTTATCCT contains:
- a CDS encoding pilin gives rise to the protein MRAQGFTLVELMVSVAIIAVLAAIATPRYQIYVARSQLAAGLAEVNPGKTRYEILINDGEGGSLTSASIIGLTVTSTSRCSAISVLAPGSDGSQAHAIDCTIRGNPRINGFKITWARSTDGIWSCSTDLPALDKERFSSATCR
- a CDS encoding pilin, with protein sequence MKKQQGFTLIELMIVVAIIAILAAIALPAYQNYVAKSQVAAGLAEITPGKTQYEVMVNEGKASTITPDLIGLKTSTRCTISTPSPSETGAITCALLNTSPKVAGQSISWTRAADGTWTCSTTLSATDKPKYAPATCQG
- the pilB gene encoding type IV-A pilus assembly ATPase PilB, whose protein sequence is MNAIATANLVGITGIARRLVQDGALEEAVARAAMDQAAAAKIPLPQWFSEKKLVSASQLAAANAVEFGMPLMDVSVFDASQNAIKLVSEELLQKYQVLPLFKRGNRLFVGVSNPTQTRALDDIKFHTNLVVEPILVDEDQIRRTLEQWQASNAALGSSLGDDDEGMGDLDVSAGDEDMGAGGDAGVDAKGDDTPVVKFVNKVLVDAIRRGASDIHFEPYEDDYRVRLRIDGLLKNVAKAPVKLSQRIAARLKVMSQLDIAEKRVPQDGRIKLNLSKTKQIDFRVSTLPTLFGEKVVLRILDGSAAKLGIEKLGYEADQQKLFLEAIHKPYGMVLVTGPTGSGKTVSLYTALGILNDETRNISTAEDPVEIRLPGVNQVQQNNKRGMTFAAALRSFLRQDPDIIMVGEIRDLETAEIAIKAAQTGHMVLSTLHTNDAPQTIARLMNMGIAPYNITSSVTLVIAQRLARRLCSNCKRKSTLPEHALLAEGFTAEQLAAGIELYEAVGCDECTEGYKGRTGIYQVMPMTDEIGAIVLEGGNAMQIAEAAQSIGIKDLRQSALIKAAHGVTSLAEINRVTKD